One Succinispira mobilis DSM 6222 genomic window carries:
- the galU gene encoding UTP--glucose-1-phosphate uridylyltransferase GalU: MNKVRKAIIPAAGLGTRFLPATKAQPKEMLPIVDKPTIQYIIEEAVASGIEEILIITGRSKRAIEDHFDRSIELEFTLEKQGKEDLLKLVQETSNIPIHYIRQKEAKGLGHAVLCAKQFVGNEPFAVLLGDDVVDATVPCLKQLMDVYEQYGKSVLGVQNVPPDKVSSYGIVSPGAQENAAVWRVQGLVEKPAQQVAPSTLAILGRYIINPEIFALLEETQPGSGGEIQLTDALAKLAELQEMYAYNFFGRRYDVGDKQGFLEATVEFALKRPELKDKFLAYLRELLPKYQ, from the coding sequence ATGAATAAAGTAAGAAAAGCGATAATTCCAGCGGCGGGCTTAGGTACAAGGTTTTTACCAGCAACTAAGGCGCAACCGAAGGAAATGTTGCCGATTGTAGATAAACCAACTATCCAATATATTATTGAAGAAGCCGTAGCTTCGGGCATTGAAGAAATTCTTATTATTACGGGGCGCAGTAAACGGGCTATTGAAGATCATTTTGATCGGTCGATTGAACTGGAGTTTACCCTGGAAAAACAAGGTAAAGAAGACTTATTAAAATTAGTTCAAGAGACTTCTAATATTCCGATTCATTATATTCGCCAAAAAGAAGCCAAAGGCTTAGGCCATGCGGTGCTATGTGCTAAACAATTTGTCGGTAATGAACCGTTTGCGGTACTGTTAGGTGATGATGTCGTAGATGCAACGGTTCCTTGTTTAAAACAACTAATGGATGTTTATGAACAATATGGTAAAAGTGTGCTAGGGGTGCAAAATGTGCCGCCGGATAAGGTGTCTAGTTATGGGATTGTTAGCCCCGGGGCGCAAGAAAACGCTGCGGTGTGGCGGGTGCAAGGGTTAGTAGAAAAACCAGCCCAACAAGTAGCTCCCTCGACTTTAGCAATTTTAGGGCGTTATATTATTAATCCAGAGATTTTTGCTTTGTTAGAAGAAACGCAACCAGGTAGTGGGGGCGAAATCCAACTTACCGATGCCTTGGCTAAATTGGCGGAATTACAAGAGATGTATGCTTATAATTTTTTTGGCCGCCGTTATGATGTGGGTGATAAACAGGGATTTTTAGAGGCTACGGTAGA